Proteins found in one Oculatellaceae cyanobacterium genomic segment:
- a CDS encoding thioesterase family protein, protein MEKFITQIKVRHYELDTLGHVNNAVYQNYLEQAAIEHMEYLEFSLDRYQQLGGVFVLRRIKIDYIRPAFAGDTLEVTTWIQEMRGSRSIRHYEIHKQGDQQLLVTAEALWVWVDTKVMRPKAMPKELLNVFALQHNISN, encoded by the coding sequence ATGGAAAAATTTATTACACAAATTAAAGTACGCCATTACGAATTAGACACTTTAGGACACGTTAACAATGCTGTCTACCAAAATTATTTAGAACAAGCTGCGATCGAACACATGGAATATTTGGAGTTTAGTTTAGATCGCTATCAACAGTTAGGCGGAGTGTTTGTACTGCGACGTATCAAGATAGATTATATTCGTCCAGCATTTGCTGGCGATACCTTAGAAGTTACCACTTGGATACAAGAAATGCGCGGATCTCGTTCTATCCGACACTATGAGATCCACAAACAAGGAGATCAACAACTCTTGGTTACAGCAGAAGCTTTATGGGTATGGGTAGACACGAAAGTTATGCGCCCAAAAGCTATGCCTAAAGAATTGCTGAATGTTTTTGCACTACAGCACAATATCAGCAATTAG
- a CDS encoding ion transporter encodes MNKANYQEKQALETQRHEILQQLEDWLDTPMLILSFAWLALLVIELIGNLTPLMEAIGTLIWILFILNFTLEFTIAPRKLAYLKNNWLTVVSLVVPGLRTLKIFRFLKVLRLARTTGGLRLLRVISSLNSGMRSLRTTMGRRGFGYVIALTLVITLIGSAGMYAFESNTPDGRGLNDYGAALWWTAMMMTTMGSEYWPQTPEGRVLCFILALYAFAVFGYVTATLATFFIGNDAENDNAELAGAKSIAALQEEVSGLRADIQAMLHRLPEE; translated from the coding sequence ATGAATAAGGCGAATTATCAAGAAAAACAAGCATTAGAAACCCAAAGGCACGAGATTCTACAACAGTTAGAAGATTGGCTAGACACGCCCATGCTGATACTTAGCTTTGCATGGTTGGCGTTGTTAGTTATTGAATTGATTGGCAATTTAACTCCCTTAATGGAAGCTATTGGTACATTAATTTGGATTTTGTTTATTTTAAATTTTACGCTTGAATTTACAATTGCTCCGCGTAAGCTTGCATATCTCAAAAATAACTGGTTAACAGTAGTTTCTCTAGTTGTACCAGGATTACGTACCTTAAAAATTTTCCGTTTTCTTAAAGTCTTACGTTTAGCACGGACTACAGGTGGGCTACGGTTGTTACGGGTGATCAGTTCACTTAATAGTGGGATGCGATCGCTCAGAACGACAATGGGTCGTCGTGGGTTCGGCTACGTGATTGCACTCACTTTAGTAATAACGCTGATTGGCTCGGCTGGAATGTATGCCTTTGAAAGTAATACTCCTGATGGACGGGGGTTAAATGATTATGGTGCTGCCCTTTGGTGGACAGCTATGATGATGACCACTATGGGGTCAGAATATTGGCCGCAAACTCCAGAAGGTCGAGTGCTTTGTTTCATCTTGGCATTATATGCTTTTGCTGTATTTGGCTATGTAACAGCAACACTTGCCACATTTTTTATTGGTAATGATGCTGAAAACGACAATGCAGAGTTAGCGGGTGCTAAGTCAATTGCAGCATTGCAGGAAGAAGTTAGTGGATTACGAGCGGATATTCAAGCGATGTTGCATCGTCTGCCAGAAGAATAA